The segment acccaaaaaagatgtcctttgcattacagggaactggaatgcaaaagtaggaagtcaagaaacacctggggtaacaggcaaatttggccttggaatacataatgaagcagggcaaaggctaatggagttttgccaagagaacgtaccgtacatagcaaacaccctcttccaacaacataagagaagattctacacatggatatcaccagatggtcaacaccaaaatcagattgattatattctatgcagccaaagatggagaagctatatacagtcagcaaaaataagaccgggagctgactgtggctcggatcatgaactccttattgccaaattcagactgaaattgaagaaaggagggaaaaccactagaccattcagctatgacctaaatcaaatcacttatgattatacagtggaagtgagaaataggtttaagggactagatctcatagacagagtgcctgataaactatggatggaggttcatgacgttgtacaggagacagggatcaaaaccatccccatggaaaagaaatccaaaaaagcaaaatgggtgtctggggaggccttgcaaatagctgtgaaaagaagagaagcgaaaagcaaaggagaaaaggaaagatataagcatctgaatgcagagtttcaaagaatagcaaggagagataagaaagccttcctcagcgatcaatgcaaagaaatagaggcaaacaacagaatgggaaagactagagatctcttcaagaaaactagagatactaagggaacatttcatgcaaagatgggctcgataaaggacagaaatggtctggacttaacagaagcagaagatattaagaagaggtggcgaagGCAGCCGGGAAGATGGCGGACATTCAGACAGAACGTGCGTACCAAAAGCAACCGACCATCTTTCAAAATAAGAAGAGGGTCCTGCTTGGAGAAACTGGCAAAGAAAAGCTCCCTCGATACTACAAGAACATTGGTCTGGGCTTCAAGACTCCAAAGGAGGCCATCGAGGGCACCTATATTGACAAGAAATGCCCTTTTACGGGTAACGTCTCCATTCGAGGGCGGATCCTGTCTGGCGTGGTGACCAAAATGAAGATGCAGAGGACCATCGTCATCCGCCGAGACTACCTTCACTACATCCGGAAGTACAACCGCTTCGAGAAGCGCCACAAGAACATGTCCGTGCACCTTTCTCCCTGCTTCAGGGACGTCCAGATCGGTGACATCGTCACGGTGGGTGAGTGCCGGCCCCTGAGCAAAACAGTGCGCTTCAATGTCCTCAAGGTCACCAAGGCTGCCAGCACCAAGAAGCAGTTCCAGAAGTTCTGAGACTGGACCTCTGCCTGCTGCCTCAAACACAATAAAGTTattttcccaggaaaaaaaaaaagaagaggtggcgagaatacacagaagaactgtacaaaaaagatcttcacaactcagataatcatgatgatgtgatcactaatctagagccagacatcctggaatgtgaagtcaagtgggccttggaaagtattgctacgaacaaagctagtggaggtgatggaattccagttgagctgtttcaaatcctgaaagatgatgctgtgaaagtgctgcactcaatatgccagcaaatttggaaaactcagcagcggcgacaggactagaaaaggtcagttttcattccaatcccaaagaaaggcaatgcaaaagaatgctcaaactaccacataactgcactcatctcacacgctagcaaagtaatgctcaaaattcttcaagccaggcttcagtagtatgtgaaccgtgaacttccagatgttcaagctggttttagaaaaggcagaggaactagagatcaaattgccaacatctgctggaccatcaaaaaagcaagagagttccagaaaaacatctatttctgctttattgactatgccaaagcctttgactgtgtggatcacaataaactgtggaaaattctgaaagatatgggattaccagaccacctgacctgcctcttgagaaacttatatgcaggtcaggaagcaacagttagaactggacatggaacaacagactggttccaaataggaaaaggaatatgtcaaggctgtatactgtccccctgcttatttaacttatatgcaaagtacatcatgagaaatactgggctggaagaagcacaagctggaatcaccattgctgggagaaatattaataacctcagatatgtagatgacaccacccttatggcagaaagtgaagaggaactaaaatgcctcttgatgaaagtgaaagaggagagtgaaaaagttggcttaaagcccaacattctgaaaatgaagatcatggcatctggttcaatcacttcatggcagatagatggggaaacagtggaaacagtgtcagtctttatttttttggcctccaaaatcactgcaaatggtaatgcagccatgagattaaaagatgcttactccttggaaggaaagttatgaccaacctagatagcatattgaaaagcagagacattactttgccaacaaaggtccgtctagtcaaggctatggtttttccagtgagagctggactgtgaagaaagctgagtgccgaagaattgatgcttgtgaactgcagtgttggggaagacttttgagagtaccttggactgcaaggagatccaaccagtccatcctaaaggagatcagtcctggttgttcattggaaggaatgatgctgaagctgaaactccagtactttggccacctcatgcgaagagttgagtcactggaaaagaccctgatgctgggagggattgggggaaggagcagaaggagacgacagaagatgagatggctggatggcatcaccgacttgagggacatgagtttgaatgaactctcgagttggtgatggtcagggaggcctggggtcgcaaagagtctgacatgactgagcgactgaactgaactgaactgactccctAATCTGCTTTATAACATTCTACTGCATTGGCTATCTACATGGTATGTCAGTGGGCTTTAAGCTCTCTAGCATCTCAGGGTAAAAGACAAAGGTCCATGCTCTGTCTCTTGAGACTCTGTCATGTGTCCAAGAATGAGTGCCAGGCTAGAATGTGGTAAAGCTGGCATCTGCTCCATATTCTGATGATGCCATACTGTTGTTTAAAGTTTGTCAAAactgccattctgacttgtgCTTTATCTTCTAACTACATTTTATATGCCATGCTAAGTTGTAACTATATAattaataagttaaataatttcACATTCCCAAATTATGTTATAATGTTTCCAAAGAAGACCATTTCAGGTATGCATACAAGGGGCCAGGAACTCTTACACAAAAACAGCTGGACTCCTGAAAGCAGAATGTAAAACTCCCACGTGAAAGATGTCCTCCTTATACCGgcaggaaagaaacaaagaaaggcaACTGTGGACAAGTAACTAAAACATATGCGGGACCAAAGGaagataagaattattttaacAAAATCTGTTTGTATAGATAACTCTTGACTTTGACTCTCTTTTTCTGGTGATAAGAATGTGAACTTCATAAAGCTAAGTTGCTTCTCTCTGCTCAACTTAGTATATAAACACTTAGCCCGAGCCACTTCTTtgggtcttcattttttttacGGGGATTCCCATGTATGTGTAAAAATCTGTATACTTCTCTCTTGTTAATCTGCCTTACATTAATTTAAGACTCAGGCCCAGGTGCAGACCCCTGGAGGATAGAGGTAAAGTTTTGTGCCCCctgcactatatataaaataaataaatacttaccaAGTATTACAGGGGGTATAAGAGTCTCTTGAAGGAGGCTGAATATGGAGAACCATTACTTTGTTATTTTAAGGTACATTCcttaaatattaattatactatttccaaaaaaaaaaacagtgtgaaAGCACATTCTAAAGTTAGATCTGATTTTAGTATGATCtattcttctgcttctcttctagAGAATGAATATTAAGCACTGTTCTGATCAATAATGGGAATTCAGTTAGGACTTTTCAAACTGTCTCAACTGAGGTAAGTGGGTGGAAGAGGTGGGAGTAGTATATTAGAATCTCTGGGGAAAGATGGGAGAGCAGATAGAGAAGTAATATTCagagtttaaaaacaaagcagCACTTTTCTCCAATAGTTTTATGTGTTTTTAGTCAcagtatttaatgttttaaaatttcaaataacatTAAAAGCAGGGCATATGTTAACCCATAAAAGGGGGTGGAGAAACACCAGCAtaagggaattttttaaaatctgaggaaatcagagacttcatttttttgtccTCTAACAAAAATGCATACAAAAGGCATTTAATGCATGTTTTGAACCGAACAGACTCAGTAGGCAACTAATCCAAAAGCACTTAATTCAACAAATACAGGCACAGAAAAAGGTAATAATACTCTTACAGAGTTGTGTCCAGGAACTGAATACCATGACGGTCTAAACTTTAAGTGGAAAAGTAAATCCTCAAACCCAGTATGACACCTTTGTAACTCTGAGTACACATATCTTTATTTCTGACCTTTTGTGTTTCCAGCTGTTATTACCTTTGTAAACTTTCATAGAAAGAGCTCCTTATTATCCTCCCTGCCTTCATCCCCTGGTGACTTTTACACAATAAGCATACATGCTCAGGTTGAAAACTGCTCTGACTCCTGAATTTCTTTCTCCTCAAGCTGAGCATCCAGAGACAACTAAGATTTTCAATTTAGACTTCTGGGCTTTCAGTCCTAGAATCATATTATTTCCTACTTGCTGTCAGGCTGCAGATCACTGATAAGGTTCAAACCAATCAGTTCTCATGGTTGGAGGTAGATAAAAAGAATACCTATGGTACAGGCCCCTCCCAATGGTACAGGCCCCTCCCAGCCTAGAGGCTCTTCGTGGGTACATGATGGACAGTGTCCTGAAGTCCAAGAAATACCTACCTCCAGCTTCAGAACATCGTGCTGCAGTTTACGCTGAAATTCAAGGAAGTTTTTGATTGTCAGCTTCCCCTTGAGATCAGCTCCAAAAAAGTAGGTTGTGAGGGCTGAACACAAGCCGGACTTGAGGGTGTTACCAGTTGTAGGACGATCTCTGTGACGCATTCCCATGCTGGTTTGGGAGCGAATAATGCTCTGAACCTAACGGAGAAGCAAACCCCAGTCCAGAAAAACATTACAAGgtagaaaatgtagaaaactaAGAGTAATAACAGTCAACTAGTTACTATCTGCCTACACTGTGCTACAATTCTCTCTTTTAATgctcacaacaatcctatgagatAAGTCCAatgattatcctcattttacagacgaggaattTGAGGTATGCTGTTaagtaacttccctggtggctcagatggtaaagtgtcggtctacaatgcgggagaccagggttcaatccctggtttgggaagatcccctggagaaggaaatggcaatccactccagtactattgcctggaaaatcccatggacagaggagcctggtagggtacagtccatggggtcgcaaagagtcggacacgactgagcgacttcacttcactaacctGCTTGGAGTCAAGTAGCCAGCAAGTAATAGACCCGGTAATACACATGCCTGACCCGTTTATAATGGGGATGCTCTTAAAAATCTCTCTTGAGAAAAAAGTATGCATTTGTTTTAGGCTTGAAACCTCACACACAACACTAAAATAATCATCAGCCTCACAGTATTACCTTCCATATCTCaggagacttttaaaaatttcacactTCTACTATTGACTCTCCAGTTGTGACGAGAAGCAGTACAGCTATAGGCAAATACTTGATATCTAAGAGAGGCAACACGTTAATTAGAATGATAATGCAAAATATAAAGTTGGTATGGAGCAATTCTCCAAGAGAAGATGGGGAATTGGTTTAATCtttgagaaattttaaatgagattctgaaaaaagaataattttgggGGCTAGCAACCATGGCCTAACTATTGATATACAAAATGAGCTTTTTGATGCAAGTCTATGACTGCTATAGCATATTTTCCCCCCACTGGTTCCTGCAGTCTTTTCTACCTCTTTACAAGCTAATAAAAACAACtatttagaataaaattataatatgtaaAGACAGATAAAGTTATAttataatagataaataatatatatagccttgtgaataatgatttttaaattgctaaattagaaaagtataatatttaaaaacttaagaTTTGTAACAATGGATTTACttatttaaatgtcttttattcattttatttactacCTATGACCATACAAGAGACTTACTTAACACAACTGAATAGTCCCTGGCTCTAAAAGGTAACAGTAGTATAATGGAAAGACATGAGATGAGGAATCAGGAAACATGGGGTCTAATTATGTTGCTCTGTAGTACAAGCACAATTTATATAGGTCATTTAACTTCTTTGGGCCTTAGTTTTCTCACTGGAAAAGTTCATGGTTAGAGGACACTGTCTCTAAGTTTCCTTATAAGTTAATATCATAAATGCTTCTGATTATGCTTTTTTTCTGGGTTCATGTTTTATCAAGTGAATAAGACTGTTTGACGTTTGTTTTTCATGCACGTGGAGATTtgaaagatggatttttaaattatttacattgAAGATTTTTAGACTTCAAATTGAAATACAGGATAATCAGTGCAGTGCTGCTTATATTTGAAGGCAATACAGAATTCATTTTCTCTGCCTAActgtgagaactgaagaatttttttaatagcagTGAATCAATATTGCGTACGACTGTCAGGACCTGTCATGATTTAAATTTTGCCTGTGCTGTAATATTGTAGCTTATACACTTTCAACGGTGGAAACTGTATGTTAGCTTCAAAAGTGTGGTGCTGAAGGGTTTGTGTGAAAATTTCATCCCCTTTCTCTGTCTCACAGCTGACAGGTATTATTTCTCATACTTTAATACTGAAGAAATTTCTGTCATGGCCTGGGTGAATGTAGCCCTGACAgttatgagtttttaaaaaaaaaagcttttggcTAGGTTAGTTCTATTTTATGATCTGCTATGAAATGGGTTAAAGAAAGGGATACATGTGGAAGAAAGATCGGAGAAAGCTCACACTTTATTTAGAGTTGAggaatgctttttattttcttttttattatttatttattttggctgcaccacacagcatgtgggatcttctctgaCCCCTTaggaccagggagtgaacccattcCTTCTGTGGTGCgagtgcagagttctaaccactggactaccagggaagtctgagtaaTGCTTTTTAGCAATTTATGTTTATGCACGATGAAAGTGATTTTTGAAAATGATGAACGAAAGAGTAACATCAGGTATTAGTTTGCCTCATGTCACTTTCACTTGGAAGACACATAATGATGAAATGTGTGTGTCTTCATATTGgtctgtttaactttttaaaataagcttaacAAACAAACTGTTAAGAAAATACCTATTTAGCTAGAAATTAAAGGAAAGTTTGAATGATTGAAAACTTAGTGCATTTTCaacctaattattattattatattgcccaaaaatgtaaaacacagaAAGATGAAGCTGAGAAACTTCTAATAAGAGCTATTCATCCCTGAGTCaccttataattatttttctttttctaaagagtTTTTACATCAAAATTTCTTGTGATCAATATTACAAGTTGCATCAGTTTAACACATCCAGTTATCAGGGCATCATATTAGATGAAATTTATATTCCCTTCTCTGTCAGGTGAACAGAATGGTGAAGCTATTGCTACAAGTCATTCAGCCTATCAACAGCAATGCCAAAAatattggtgaggatatggagaaaagggaactctcatgCACtactagtgggaatgtaaactggtgtagccactatgggaaacagcATGAAAGTTTGTCAAAACATTAAGACCGGAACTACCatattcagcaattccacttctgagtatcaAAGAGAAATCAAATCACTGTGTCCAACAGATATCTTCAGCTCCCCACCATATTCACTGcattattatttacaatagccaggacatggaaaccacctaaGTGTCCCACTGGCAGATGAAGGATACAGAAAATATCACACACATGGGAATGTTATTCAGACATAATTTAAGAAGGAAATTTtgacatttgtgacaacatggataaacacTGAGCACATTATGCTACataaaatgtcagacagagaaaggctaatattatatgatctcacttatatgtggaatccaaaaaacaGCTGAACTCATAGAGGACAGATCGTTGGTTGCCAGAAgcgaggggttgggggtgggcaaAAGGAATGAAGGTGGTCTAAAGGtataaacttctagttataagataaGCCTTGGGGATGTAAGCATGGAGACTATAGTTAACAAACAAaattgtgtatttgaaagttgctaagagaatagatcttaaaagttctcatcacaacaaaaaaaaattgtaactgtgTGATGATGAATATTAACTAAACATTGTGGTAacattgctatatatatattgcaatggtcaaatcattatatatatatatgtatatatatatatgtatgtgtgtgtgtgtgtcaaatcATTACATCACAcatctaaaactaatacaataagttaactatatctcaataaaaagaaaatagttctGTATAAAGTAAAATAgttctatataaaataaaatttaaaataccaaaATAAGTTCTATTTACAATCATTTGAGGCCACCCAGTAATATCAGTAAAGTGCAGAATTACAGAAAACTGAAGGTATTAGATGGACATAGCTTGCAAATTGAATAAATATCTATAGGGATTTTGAaatctttgtgtattttttactTAAAGATACAGTATACCTGATACTTTTTCCTACTTCCTTTTTGCCCCTTTACTCATTTTGAATACAAAAGTACTTTcttgcacatatatatattttttcctgttttgaaaaTACTTCTATTAATCATAATAATTATACTTGGAAAGGTACCATGACCCTCCAAGGATAGAAGTTTGATGGAAATATAATCTCTTCCTAGAATTCAGAAGAAACTATATACAtttatggccttccctggtggctctgatggtaaagaatctgcctgcaatgcaggagatccgagttcaatccctgggtcaggaagatattgcctggaaaagggaatggctacccactccagtattcttgcctggggaatcccatgaaaagaaaagcctggtgggctacagtccatggtgttgcaaagaatcagatacaactgagcgactaagcatagcacatacATTTATGGCTAGAACCTGCTACAGTAAAAGGTATGGTATCATTTTTCCTTCCCTCATAGAAATCCTTTCAGAACATATGTCATACATCCTTGTATTCTGGAACTTCCTGGCACAAAGAAGCTATTTAATAAATACTGACTGAATATATGATTGAAGAGCCATAACTTAGCCTCTCAACATTAGACTCTAATTCATGTCGGGGAATCAGAGCAAACTTGACCTGAATCATATGCTGAAATAATTTCTTACATttagagtaaaaacaaaaaaccttcatCTATCATAAGTGGAGATAATTCTGAAAAATGATCCTTTAGGTACTTCAAAAATTGGATAGCATCAGAATATACTATCAAGGCCAAAGTAACTCCAAGGCACATGAAAATGTGTTGAACATTAATGTATTTAAAGGAAATTTCCAGGAAAACTTGCCTGTTCAAACTCTTCCATGTCTACTTCTCCATCTCCATTCAAGTCAAACATCTTGAAGGCAATTTCAAAATTTCTCTGAGGAGCTGTAagttaggaaggaaggaagggcaggagggaaggaggaaggaaagagaaaaatatttagaaggtattgaccaaaaataaaaaaatcattgctttttaagaaaaaaggatGGTTAAACATTAAAATGTAACTTCAAGTCAAAGAATGCCACCACATTTATCTTGATTAACCTTTTAGCAACAGTTCTTAAAACCAAGAGAATTTTACCATGGCCAGTAAAGATAGTACTTATCTATCTTTGTGATCAAACACTCTCTTAAATACTTTACTTTCTTAGAAACCATCTTCTCTTAATTGAATAACATTACTGTTGTTCTGTTACTTAAATACAGTGTTATTTATCTGGGCATGAAAGTCTATTTGGGGTGAGATATACTGCTGCAAAGTAAGAAGCTGAAACTATCTTTGTCTTGCCTTTTTAAAACAAGCTAGCTTTCTACTCTG is part of the Ovis canadensis isolate MfBH-ARS-UI-01 breed Bighorn chromosome 25, ARS-UI_OviCan_v2, whole genome shotgun sequence genome and harbors:
- the LOC138430139 gene encoding small ribosomal subunit protein uS17-like gives rise to the protein MADIQTERAYQKQPTIFQNKKRVLLGETGKEKLPRYYKNIGLGFKTPKEAIEGTYIDKKCPFTGNVSIRGRILSGVVTKMKMQRTIVIRRDYLHYIRKYNRFEKRHKNMSVHLSPCFRDVQIGDIVTVGECRPLSKTVRFNVLKVTKAASTKKQFQKF